A stretch of Haloprofundus halophilus DNA encodes these proteins:
- a CDS encoding DUF7283 family protein yields the protein MFDAPVDTWYTWLGLALACVAMVGTALSFPTAAAPDAAGVADTVDAVAASEYATTAEHPLDAAAIRVGPHRVSLRNDGGTTHAAFAFGPVTPVRPGSRLETVLYGGAPEEVFDSRRAFVQALVEARTAEPTWRTVDRTLVVRGVEWGERDVTLVGA from the coding sequence ATGTTCGACGCACCTGTCGATACGTGGTACACGTGGCTCGGGCTCGCTCTCGCGTGCGTTGCGATGGTGGGGACCGCGCTGTCGTTCCCGACCGCGGCGGCGCCCGACGCGGCGGGCGTCGCCGACACCGTCGACGCCGTCGCCGCCAGCGAGTACGCGACGACGGCCGAACACCCGCTGGACGCGGCGGCGATTCGAGTCGGCCCGCACCGCGTGAGCCTCAGAAACGACGGCGGAACGACGCACGCGGCGTTCGCGTTCGGCCCCGTGACGCCCGTTCGGCCGGGTTCACGGCTCGAAACCGTGCTCTACGGCGGCGCGCCCGAGGAGGTTTTCGACAGTCGGCGGGCGTTCGTACAGGCGCTCGTGGAGGCACGGACCGCGGAGCCGACGTGGCGAACCGTCGACCGGACGCTCGTCGTGCGCGGAGTCGAGTGGGGGGAGAGAGATGTTACGCTCGTCGGCGCGTGA
- a CDS encoding DUF7285 family protein, translating to MLRSSARDGNGAGRAQTDPTTALVAVFAVVVSLSLYAVVFDGARPSEARALADPTLERVTSELTEDAVVDPAALDGTRGAAPDGYSLNVSLAVGERRWTVGPPVPTEWARAARRPGFDEAARRPSVRLRPGVVRPGRLRVAVWR from the coding sequence ATGTTACGCTCGTCGGCGCGTGACGGAAACGGGGCGGGTCGTGCGCAGACGGACCCGACGACGGCGCTCGTCGCCGTCTTCGCTGTCGTCGTCTCGCTCTCGCTGTACGCCGTCGTCTTCGACGGGGCGAGACCGTCGGAGGCGCGTGCGCTCGCCGACCCGACGCTCGAACGCGTCACGAGCGAACTGACCGAAGACGCCGTCGTCGACCCGGCAGCGCTCGACGGGACCCGCGGCGCCGCGCCGGACGGCTACTCGCTGAACGTCTCGCTCGCCGTCGGCGAACGCCGGTGGACCGTCGGACCGCCGGTCCCGACGGAGTGGGCGCGGGCGGCCCGCCGGCCCGGTTTCGACGAAGCGGCCCGTCGACCGAGCGTTCGTCTCCGGCCGGGAGTCGTCCGGCCGGGTCGCCTCCGGGTGGCGGTGTGGCGATGA
- a CDS encoding DUF5791 family protein: MLYDAAENPGSLTPDELRAAYDSQLAAVVDAVGVEAVAAESGVDHDRVAALTDGDSPDLTLEEAAGILAAGDGYPDREAIVLELRDHLLMGMTTGVLDVDTIASDIDADLTGQEVQQALEGRIPFSLDELSAVHQFIAERNDRR; encoded by the coding sequence ATGCTCTACGACGCTGCGGAGAACCCCGGGTCGTTGACGCCGGACGAGTTGCGTGCCGCCTACGACTCGCAGTTGGCTGCCGTCGTCGACGCGGTCGGCGTCGAAGCCGTCGCCGCCGAGTCGGGCGTCGACCACGACCGAGTGGCCGCCCTGACGGACGGCGACTCGCCCGACCTCACGCTCGAAGAGGCCGCCGGTATCCTCGCCGCGGGCGACGGTTACCCCGACCGGGAGGCTATCGTGCTCGAACTGCGAGACCACCTCCTGATGGGGATGACCACGGGCGTCCTCGACGTGGACACTATCGCTTCGGACATCGACGCCGACCTCACCGGCCAGGAGGTCCAGCAGGCGCTCGAAGGTCGCATCCCGTTCTCGCTCGACGAACTCTCGGCCGTGCACCAGTTCATCGCCGAGCGGAACGACCGCCGATGA
- a CDS encoding DUF7286 family protein, producing the protein MSDGAGGGPNAADFLDGERGRVPFALVGVLLLVTSSTFAATLGGPAATRDDDVETAMERVDAESVTALRVAADEAAVDAAATPVTARAETPAGKVLNESSPFVDSLRVRLYLAARERFERTSYRRNDVRAAVSIPAVRNISDLRRAKRAVTVERVDEGSAMRVTLENVTRTATRDGRVVAARTDSLTVTVANPVLLAHDRTAAFETRLGRPALAGPGLDRRLTARLYPVAWARGYAQNRGAPIENVVSNRHVGLSTNTGVVAVQRASFGRSDPAARRGVERATMRVGAADLLEPAPSEAGRIAEAVLAPPNDPTAPEANAPVPTAASGEERSLTVGVNRTADAAFVSFLDGEPTADGEPTADGEPTVDGEPNQRSLTETLAAAYRVDAHRSTRVVQTREGTPKRPAAPGRNWSRVGVETRTRLSVSDGDGPVPETTGTRTETATRRVVERHVRTATWRRGNGTRTTRATWTDRYRVGIALGVERRSLDGVPTRPVTPEFERGGALDGPNLDDVPERAWSKTVERRGGVDAVSRRAVENARSSGATETRTATLTGQRPERLEPWVYDDLSAFRERLRGVSLELDATRVATGEANPPAELAAELRSRRSELLDAPETYDGAADRARVAARAAYLERVLLNLDARADRTAARNDRLGETLAGRGATASSSSELGRLVETAERSVVAEPRTFGDEAPASGVALYPDGSPAYLTLATVERAHAPTIPANASYRPLTARNTNLVTAPYGDVADSVVDGAIDRSKRVSLRTGGRVLVVANRTAAATGNATLDERRRRLGTEVAAGVDVTEGAARTTLREETSLTAAERRLAVDWGFGRWDGHGRRALAAVNGSAATAIAERVGARRGWHDRRTDRLELRLRSSMLDAARSDAAQVRRRPTERTSAATQWLARRAKKALEAELRDGSERAKDRLEERVGERLEDTKWADEALVGVPSGLPVAPVPGYWYATVNVWTVEVRGEYAQFVVTARRGPAGSSDLRYVRDGGAVTLDVDDDGDAERLGRSERISFEAKTTVVVAVPPTPPGVGDVDGDADERSGGWPEPGCTPERRC; encoded by the coding sequence GTGAGCGACGGCGCGGGTGGCGGCCCGAACGCCGCCGACTTTCTCGACGGCGAACGCGGGCGCGTCCCGTTCGCGCTCGTCGGCGTGTTGCTGCTCGTGACGAGTTCGACGTTCGCCGCGACGCTCGGCGGCCCCGCCGCGACGCGCGACGACGACGTCGAGACGGCGATGGAACGGGTCGACGCGGAGTCGGTCACCGCGCTCCGCGTCGCCGCCGACGAGGCCGCCGTCGACGCGGCGGCGACCCCCGTGACGGCCCGGGCGGAGACGCCGGCCGGGAAGGTGCTCAACGAGTCGTCGCCGTTCGTCGACTCGCTGCGCGTTCGCCTCTACCTCGCGGCGCGGGAGCGTTTCGAGCGGACGAGCTACCGCCGAAACGACGTGAGAGCTGCCGTGTCGATTCCGGCGGTTCGGAACATCTCGGACCTCCGGCGGGCCAAGCGCGCGGTCACCGTCGAGCGCGTCGACGAGGGGTCGGCCATGCGCGTCACGCTCGAGAACGTGACGCGAACGGCGACGCGCGACGGCCGAGTCGTCGCCGCGCGGACCGACTCGCTGACCGTGACCGTGGCCAATCCGGTACTGCTCGCACACGACAGAACGGCAGCGTTCGAGACCCGACTCGGGCGTCCGGCGCTCGCCGGGCCGGGACTGGACCGTCGACTGACCGCGCGGCTGTATCCGGTCGCGTGGGCGCGAGGATACGCGCAGAACCGCGGCGCGCCCATCGAGAACGTCGTCTCGAACCGTCACGTCGGGCTGTCGACGAACACCGGCGTCGTCGCCGTGCAGCGGGCGTCGTTCGGTCGGAGCGACCCGGCGGCCCGACGCGGCGTCGAGCGGGCGACGATGCGCGTCGGCGCGGCCGACCTGCTGGAGCCGGCTCCGTCCGAAGCCGGCCGCATCGCGGAGGCGGTGCTCGCTCCGCCAAACGACCCGACTGCGCCGGAGGCAAACGCTCCAGTGCCGACGGCGGCGTCCGGAGAGGAACGGTCGCTCACCGTCGGCGTCAACCGGACCGCCGACGCCGCGTTCGTCTCGTTTCTCGACGGCGAACCGACGGCGGACGGCGAACCGACGGCGGACGGCGAACCGACGGTCGACGGCGAACCGAACCAGCGGTCGTTGACCGAGACGCTGGCGGCCGCGTACCGCGTCGACGCACACCGCTCGACGCGGGTCGTACAGACGCGCGAGGGGACGCCGAAACGCCCCGCCGCGCCCGGTCGAAACTGGAGTCGGGTGGGTGTCGAGACGCGGACTCGTCTCTCGGTGTCCGACGGCGACGGTCCGGTGCCCGAGACGACCGGTACGCGCACCGAGACGGCGACTCGACGTGTCGTCGAGCGTCACGTTCGCACCGCAACGTGGCGACGGGGCAACGGGACTCGGACGACGCGGGCGACGTGGACCGACCGCTACCGCGTCGGCATCGCGCTCGGCGTCGAACGCCGGTCGCTCGACGGCGTTCCCACCCGGCCGGTTACCCCCGAGTTCGAACGCGGCGGCGCGCTCGACGGGCCGAACCTCGACGACGTGCCCGAGCGCGCGTGGTCGAAAACGGTCGAACGCCGCGGCGGCGTCGACGCCGTGTCTCGCCGCGCTGTCGAGAACGCTCGGTCGAGCGGAGCGACGGAGACGAGAACAGCGACGCTCACCGGTCAGCGTCCCGAGCGACTCGAGCCGTGGGTGTACGACGACCTGTCGGCGTTCAGAGAGCGCCTTCGAGGCGTGAGCCTGGAACTCGACGCGACGCGCGTCGCAACCGGCGAGGCGAACCCACCCGCGGAACTGGCCGCCGAACTCCGGTCCCGTCGGTCGGAACTGCTCGACGCTCCCGAGACGTACGACGGCGCGGCCGACCGAGCGCGCGTCGCCGCGCGGGCGGCGTATCTCGAACGCGTGTTACTCAACCTCGACGCGCGGGCCGACCGGACCGCAGCGCGAAACGACCGACTGGGCGAGACGCTGGCCGGTCGCGGAGCGACGGCGTCGTCGTCGTCCGAACTCGGTCGGCTCGTCGAAACCGCCGAGCGGTCGGTAGTCGCCGAACCGCGGACGTTCGGCGACGAGGCACCGGCGAGCGGCGTCGCACTCTACCCCGACGGGTCGCCGGCGTACCTCACGCTGGCTACCGTCGAACGAGCGCACGCGCCGACGATTCCGGCGAACGCGAGCTATCGGCCGTTGACCGCGCGGAACACGAATCTCGTGACGGCACCGTACGGCGACGTCGCCGACAGCGTCGTCGACGGAGCGATAGACCGGTCGAAGCGGGTGAGTCTCCGAACGGGCGGGCGAGTGCTCGTGGTGGCGAACCGGACCGCCGCCGCGACCGGAAACGCGACGCTCGACGAGCGGCGGCGTCGGCTCGGAACCGAAGTCGCCGCCGGCGTCGACGTGACCGAGGGCGCAGCGCGGACGACTCTTAGAGAGGAGACGTCGCTCACGGCGGCGGAGCGCCGTCTCGCCGTCGACTGGGGGTTCGGCCGGTGGGACGGTCACGGGCGGCGAGCGCTCGCTGCCGTCAACGGCTCCGCGGCGACGGCCATCGCCGAGCGAGTCGGAGCGCGGCGAGGCTGGCACGACCGACGGACCGACCGTCTCGAACTCCGGCTCCGGTCGTCGATGCTCGACGCCGCCCGCAGCGACGCCGCGCAGGTACGGCGGCGACCCACGGAGCGCACGTCGGCGGCGACGCAGTGGCTCGCTCGCCGCGCGAAGAAGGCGCTCGAAGCCGAACTGCGGGACGGGAGCGAGCGAGCCAAAGACCGCCTCGAAGAGCGGGTCGGCGAGCGACTCGAAGATACGAAGTGGGCCGACGAGGCGCTCGTCGGCGTACCATCCGGACTGCCGGTCGCGCCCGTACCGGGCTACTGGTACGCGACCGTCAACGTCTGGACCGTCGAGGTTCGCGGCGAGTACGCGCAGTTCGTCGTCACCGCGCGCCGCGGCCCGGCCGGGTCGAGCGACCTCCGGTACGTCCGCGACGGCGGCGCGGTGACGCTCGACGTCGACGACGACGGGGACGCCGAGCGCTTGGGTCGGAGCGAGCGCATCTCGTTCGAGGCGAAGACGACCGTCGTCGTGGCCGTTCCCCCGACACCGCCGGGCGTCGGCGACGTCGACGGTGACGCCGACGAGCGCTCCGGCGGGTGGCCGGAGCCCGGCTGTACGCCGGAACGGCGGTGTTGA
- a CDS encoding aldo/keto reductase: protein MATASGTWGYRDRFGDSFGRTYFRRFGPGVVSSIGVGTYLGDPTDAVDDGYREALVEAFESGVNLVDTAINYRCQRSEHVVGRALDEADIDRDEVVVATKGGFLPFDGERPSDPSAYVRERFVETGLVDIDELARGSHCIAPDFLDAMLDRSLSNLGLDSVDCYYVHNPETQLSVRDADAVYDRLEAAFARLEERRTAGDIGGYGVATWEAFRVPPEHPNHLSLPEVVSRADRAADAAGNDQSGLLALQMPFNVEMADAFTAKVHERSDDGDGGDGGERVSALEFAHDAGLSVFASASLKQGELVAGLPDAVAAELEGDSTTQRALNFARSAPAVTAALVGTSRREHVAENVAAGTFDPLGAKAFDAVFD, encoded by the coding sequence ATGGCAACCGCGAGCGGCACGTGGGGGTATCGGGACCGCTTCGGCGACAGCTTCGGTCGCACCTATTTCCGCCGGTTCGGCCCCGGCGTGGTGTCGAGCATCGGCGTCGGGACGTACCTCGGTGACCCGACCGACGCCGTCGACGACGGCTACCGAGAGGCGCTCGTCGAGGCGTTCGAGAGCGGCGTCAACCTCGTCGACACCGCGATAAACTACCGCTGTCAGCGGAGCGAGCACGTGGTGGGCCGCGCGCTCGACGAGGCCGACATCGACAGAGACGAGGTGGTCGTCGCCACGAAAGGCGGCTTCCTCCCGTTCGACGGCGAGCGGCCGAGCGACCCGAGCGCGTACGTCCGCGAGCGGTTCGTCGAGACGGGCCTCGTCGACATCGACGAACTCGCGCGCGGCAGCCACTGCATCGCCCCCGACTTCCTGGACGCGATGCTCGACCGGTCGCTCTCGAATCTCGGCCTCGACAGCGTCGACTGCTACTACGTCCACAACCCGGAGACGCAGTTGAGCGTCCGCGACGCCGACGCGGTTTACGACCGACTCGAAGCCGCGTTCGCGAGACTCGAAGAGCGCCGGACGGCGGGCGACATCGGCGGCTACGGCGTCGCGACGTGGGAGGCGTTCCGCGTGCCGCCGGAGCATCCGAACCACCTGTCGCTCCCGGAGGTGGTGTCGCGGGCCGACCGCGCCGCCGACGCCGCCGGCAACGACCAGTCGGGACTGCTCGCGCTCCAGATGCCGTTCAACGTGGAGATGGCCGACGCGTTCACCGCGAAAGTTCACGAACGCAGCGACGACGGTGACGGTGGCGACGGCGGCGAACGGGTGAGCGCGCTGGAGTTCGCCCACGACGCCGGACTCTCGGTGTTCGCGAGCGCGAGTCTCAAACAGGGCGAACTCGTCGCCGGACTCCCGGACGCCGTCGCCGCCGAGTTGGAGGGCGACTCGACGACGCAACGGGCGCTCAACTTCGCGCGGAGCGCGCCCGCGGTGACGGCGGCGCTCGTCGGGACGAGTCGTCGAGAGCACGTCGCCGAGAACGTCGCCGCCGGGACGTTCGACCCGCTGGGCGCGAAGGCGTTCGACGCCGTCTTCGACTGA
- a CDS encoding HVO_0758 family zinc finger protein, protein MDSTRKGLRAGELGKDTYGRLACEECEETLKKRNDPDEVFSVRTCPDCGREWKEL, encoded by the coding sequence ATGGATTCCACCCGGAAGGGTCTGCGCGCGGGAGAACTCGGCAAAGACACGTACGGGCGTCTCGCGTGCGAGGAGTGCGAGGAGACGTTGAAGAAGCGCAACGACCCCGACGAGGTGTTCTCGGTCCGGACCTGTCCCGACTGCGGCCGCGAGTGGAAGGAACTGTAG
- a CDS encoding type II secretion system F family protein, translating to MSVENRVSTAADVVQTLARVAPVDVDASRSLDDALRYLDAPVSGETVVRGGYGAAVVVAFCSFPVVALLASPLVAVAAAFGGGLAAAHVVHRAPVLLARTRRAGALGDAAGVVNRAALRLRLDPTAERAAVFAARTGRGPLAASLAAHVRRARGTPQSGLAAFGDEWANRLPALGRATTLVLASAAATPGERERGLERALNTVLDGTRDRLARFADDVRAPLSGLYAFGVLLPLALVGVLPAASSAGVPVGTLTLVVVYDVFLPLALLSAVAWLVSRRPVAFSPPRVGFDHPDVAVARRGYLVVAAVALAGVGVSVAVVGPWSAPLVAVGGLVGGSLVVRYRPARRVHTRVRRVESGLDDALYLVGRHVVEGVAVERALERVADELDGATGEMLADAVTTQRALRVDVRDAFLGDDGALASVPSPRARSAAELLALAATEGEPAGAALVATAEQLSRLRRLEREARRQLSELTETLQNTGALFGPLVGGATVALVERLGGVSSSPSSEASRAASPLGTGAMDAANTAAESASVAGSSLGGHPETAAFGLAVGVYVLLSAVLLTALATAIEHGLDRVLLGYRIGLALLAATTTYLAAFVAANLLV from the coding sequence ATGAGCGTCGAGAACCGCGTTTCGACGGCGGCCGACGTCGTCCAGACGCTCGCCCGAGTGGCACCCGTCGACGTCGACGCCAGTCGGTCGCTCGACGACGCGCTGCGCTATCTCGACGCGCCGGTGTCGGGCGAGACGGTCGTCCGCGGCGGCTACGGAGCCGCCGTCGTCGTCGCGTTCTGTTCGTTCCCCGTCGTCGCACTCCTGGCGTCCCCGCTCGTCGCCGTCGCCGCCGCGTTCGGTGGCGGTCTCGCCGCCGCCCACGTCGTCCACCGTGCACCGGTGCTCCTCGCGCGTACGCGGCGGGCGGGAGCGCTCGGCGACGCCGCCGGCGTCGTCAATCGGGCCGCACTCCGGCTTCGGCTGGACCCGACCGCCGAGCGGGCGGCGGTGTTCGCGGCGCGGACCGGTCGAGGCCCGCTCGCGGCGAGCCTCGCGGCGCACGTCCGCCGCGCCCGCGGGACGCCGCAGTCGGGACTGGCGGCGTTCGGCGACGAGTGGGCCAACCGCCTCCCGGCGCTCGGACGGGCCACGACGTTGGTTCTCGCGAGCGCGGCGGCGACGCCGGGCGAACGCGAGCGCGGACTCGAACGTGCGCTCAACACCGTCCTCGACGGAACGCGCGACCGGCTCGCACGCTTCGCCGACGACGTGCGCGCGCCGCTGTCCGGCCTGTATGCCTTCGGCGTCCTGCTCCCGTTGGCGCTCGTCGGCGTGCTCCCCGCGGCGTCGAGTGCCGGCGTTCCCGTCGGCACGTTGACGCTGGTCGTCGTTTACGACGTTTTTCTCCCGTTGGCACTTCTCTCTGCGGTTGCGTGGCTCGTCAGCCGTCGACCCGTCGCCTTCTCGCCGCCCCGAGTCGGCTTCGACCACCCCGATGTCGCGGTCGCCCGCCGGGGGTACCTCGTCGTCGCGGCGGTCGCACTCGCGGGAGTCGGCGTGAGCGTGGCAGTCGTCGGGCCGTGGAGCGCGCCGCTGGTCGCCGTCGGCGGCCTCGTCGGCGGATCGCTCGTCGTCCGCTACCGACCGGCCAGACGGGTTCACACGCGCGTTCGACGCGTCGAATCGGGACTCGACGACGCGCTGTATCTCGTCGGTCGCCACGTCGTCGAAGGCGTCGCCGTCGAGCGTGCGCTGGAGCGAGTCGCCGACGAACTCGACGGCGCGACCGGCGAGATGCTGGCCGACGCGGTGACGACCCAGCGGGCGCTCCGCGTCGACGTCCGCGACGCCTTCCTCGGCGACGACGGCGCGCTGGCCTCGGTACCGAGTCCGCGCGCGAGAAGCGCGGCCGAACTACTGGCGCTGGCGGCGACGGAAGGCGAACCGGCGGGGGCGGCGCTCGTCGCGACGGCGGAGCAGCTGAGTCGTCTCCGGCGTCTCGAACGCGAGGCCCGCCGCCAGTTGTCCGAGCTCACCGAGACGCTACAGAACACCGGCGCGCTGTTCGGCCCGCTCGTCGGCGGGGCGACGGTGGCGTTGGTCGAACGGTTGGGCGGTGTGTCGTCGTCGCCGTCGTCGGAGGCGTCGCGGGCGGCGTCCCCGCTCGGGACGGGAGCGATGGACGCCGCGAACACCGCCGCCGAATCGGCGTCCGTAGCAGGTTCGTCGCTGGGAGGACACCCGGAAACCGCGGCGTTCGGCCTCGCCGTCGGCGTGTACGTGCTTCTCTCGGCGGTGCTTCTGACCGCCCTGGCGACTGCTATCGAGCACGGACTGGACCGCGTGCTGCTCGGCTACCGAATCGGACTCGCGCTGCTCGCGGCGACGACGACGTACCTCGCGGCGTTCGTCGCCGCGAACCTCCTCGTGTGA
- a CDS encoding DUF7284 family protein: protein MTSSVLDAALCLLLVSAAAVTLVDVPSSHGSSDAGASRTVKTLSTSTAEVEYSLATGARRADDPERFPATDGPAFDRHAHGTLAQLLAESTLATPAVGGERPTHAGTDFRRRVRAAVGRSLPPRTHVVAEWRPHPGSSIAGTATVGERPPPSADVHVAVLSVPTGTEVDDDAAARRAMDDGFAGVATVVSERLVRTWFPPRRTRLALDDDYPTSALVRYRYRRTAELAGATLPPTLNRSTVPAANARLVSALEPRVEADLRERFDSPAAAAVSLSGGAVRITVQRWSA, encoded by the coding sequence ATGACGAGCAGCGTCCTCGACGCGGCGCTCTGTCTGCTCCTCGTCAGCGCCGCGGCGGTGACGCTCGTGGACGTGCCGTCGAGTCACGGGTCCTCCGACGCCGGCGCGTCACGGACGGTGAAGACGCTCTCGACGAGCACCGCCGAAGTCGAATACAGCCTCGCGACCGGCGCGCGCCGTGCGGACGACCCCGAACGATTTCCCGCGACCGACGGCCCAGCGTTCGACCGGCACGCCCACGGCACGCTCGCGCAGTTACTGGCCGAGTCGACGCTGGCGACGCCGGCGGTCGGCGGTGAGCGCCCGACGCACGCGGGTACCGACTTCCGCCGGCGCGTTCGCGCGGCCGTCGGTCGGTCGCTGCCGCCGCGGACGCACGTCGTCGCGGAGTGGCGACCGCACCCCGGTTCGAGTATCGCCGGGACGGCGACTGTCGGCGAGAGACCCCCGCCGTCGGCCGACGTTCACGTCGCGGTGCTCTCGGTGCCGACGGGGACGGAGGTCGACGACGACGCGGCCGCCCGGCGCGCGATGGACGACGGGTTCGCCGGCGTCGCAACGGTCGTGAGCGAGCGCCTCGTCAGAACGTGGTTCCCGCCGAGACGGACTCGTCTGGCGCTCGACGACGACTACCCTACGTCGGCGCTCGTCAGGTATCGCTACCGACGGACGGCCGAACTCGCGGGGGCGACGCTGCCGCCGACGCTGAACCGCTCGACGGTTCCGGCGGCGAACGCGCGACTCGTCTCGGCGCTGGAGCCGCGCGTCGAAGCGGACCTTCGGGAGCGGTTCGACTCGCCGGCGGCGGCCGCCGTGTCGCTCTCTGGCGGGGCGGTCCGCATCACCGTTCAGCGGTGGTCGGCGTGA
- a CDS encoding DHH family phosphoesterase, which yields MPSRAAATDALTDAEVFVRDNPEIATVLAVGLVALFGVSYALRWFRRPMGVQFKRALADLDEIAVLMHPNPDPDAMAAAIGVACLAGQVDTQARIQFTGQIRHQENRAFRTVLDLDLEQIDHVSEIAAENVVLVDHNTPRGFAGAESVLPFAVVDHHPGDGAGEEFTDVRTNYGASASIVAEYFRDIGAKPVPPDQHASEINARYTMPSEVATGLLYGILADTKRLTSGCVAADFTASGYLYPGVDEDLLDRIANPQVGAEVLEVKARAIAGRKVKGSFAVSDVGPVSNVDSIPQAADELMHLEGVTAVVVCGERDGTVYLSGRSRDDRVHMGRALEAAVSDIPSASAGGHARMGGGQIPQVDPAGGDVPSPVPRNGLVERLFQTLTGDV from the coding sequence ATGCCGAGTAGGGCCGCCGCGACGGACGCGCTCACCGACGCGGAGGTGTTCGTCCGCGACAACCCCGAGATCGCGACGGTTCTGGCTGTCGGTCTCGTCGCGCTGTTCGGCGTCAGCTACGCGCTCCGCTGGTTCCGCCGCCCGATGGGCGTTCAGTTCAAGCGGGCGCTCGCGGATTTGGACGAAATCGCGGTGTTGATGCACCCGAACCCGGACCCCGACGCCATGGCGGCGGCCATCGGCGTCGCTTGCCTCGCCGGTCAGGTCGACACGCAGGCGCGCATCCAGTTCACCGGACAGATACGCCACCAGGAGAACCGCGCCTTCCGAACGGTTCTGGATTTGGACCTCGAACAGATAGACCACGTCTCCGAGATCGCCGCCGAGAACGTCGTCCTCGTCGACCACAACACCCCGCGCGGGTTCGCGGGGGCCGAGAGCGTGCTCCCGTTCGCCGTCGTCGACCACCACCCCGGCGACGGCGCGGGCGAGGAGTTCACCGACGTGCGGACGAACTACGGCGCGAGCGCCAGCATCGTCGCCGAGTACTTCCGCGACATCGGCGCGAAACCCGTCCCGCCGGACCAACACGCCAGCGAGATAAACGCCCGCTACACCATGCCCTCGGAGGTCGCAACCGGCCTGCTGTACGGCATTCTGGCGGACACGAAGCGACTGACTTCGGGCTGCGTCGCCGCCGACTTCACCGCCAGCGGCTACCTCTACCCCGGCGTCGACGAGGACCTCCTGGACCGCATCGCCAACCCGCAGGTCGGCGCGGAGGTGCTCGAAGTGAAGGCCCGCGCCATCGCGGGTCGGAAGGTGAAGGGCTCGTTCGCCGTCAGCGACGTGGGTCCCGTCTCGAACGTCGACTCCATCCCGCAGGCGGCGGACGAGCTAATGCACCTCGAAGGCGTGACGGCCGTCGTCGTCTGCGGCGAGCGCGACGGCACGGTGTACCTCTCGGGTCGCTCCCGCGACGACCGGGTCCACATGGGCCGGGCGCTCGAAGCCGCCGTCTCCGACATCCCGAGCGCGTCGGCGGGCGGACACGCCCGCATGGGCGGCGGCCAGATTCCGCAGGTCGACCCGGCCGGCGGCGACGTGCCGAGCCCCGTACCCAGAAACGGGCTGGTCGAGCGCCTGTTCCAGACGCTCACCGGCGACGTGTGA
- a CDS encoding SDR family oxidoreductase yields the protein MSAESSDGASKRVVVLGCGYVGLELGRQLTATGHDVVGVRRSDAGLEAIESAGFEAVRADVTDASSLASVPDADWLVFAASSGGRDAEAAQRVFVDGQRTALSAFFGRDDPPERYVYTSSTGVYGDHDGDWVDEGTEIRPTTEKTRVLAEAERVARATPREYGVEGTVARFAGLYGPDRYRLERYLEGPVTEGYLNMVHRDDAAGAIAYLLETGQGRDEVVLVVDDEPAEKWAFADWLADECGVDWPPKRTKQERLDAGDLSEAARRRILTSKRCSNARLRELGYELEFPDYRSGYAAAVERYRERTR from the coding sequence ATGAGCGCCGAGAGCAGCGACGGAGCGAGCAAGCGCGTCGTCGTCCTCGGCTGTGGCTACGTCGGCCTCGAACTCGGTCGTCAGTTGACCGCGACGGGCCACGACGTCGTCGGCGTCAGGCGTTCCGACGCCGGGCTGGAAGCCATCGAATCGGCGGGGTTCGAGGCGGTGCGTGCGGACGTGACCGACGCGTCGTCGCTCGCCTCGGTGCCGGACGCCGACTGGCTCGTCTTCGCGGCGAGTTCCGGCGGGCGCGACGCGGAGGCGGCGCAGCGAGTGTTCGTCGACGGACAGCGGACGGCGCTCTCGGCGTTCTTCGGGCGCGACGACCCGCCCGAACGCTACGTGTACACGTCGAGCACCGGCGTCTACGGCGACCACGACGGCGACTGGGTCGACGAGGGGACCGAGATTCGGCCGACGACGGAGAAGACGCGAGTGCTCGCGGAAGCCGAACGAGTCGCCCGCGCGACGCCGCGCGAGTACGGGGTCGAGGGCACCGTCGCCCGCTTCGCGGGGCTGTACGGTCCCGACCGCTACCGACTCGAGCGGTATCTGGAGGGACCGGTGACGGAAGGGTATCTGAACATGGTCCACCGCGACGACGCCGCCGGGGCCATCGCGTACCTGCTGGAGACCGGCCAGGGACGCGACGAGGTGGTGTTGGTCGTCGACGACGAACCGGCCGAGAAGTGGGCGTTCGCCGACTGGCTGGCCGACGAGTGCGGCGTCGACTGGCCGCCGAAACGGACGAAACAGGAGCGTCTCGACGCGGGCGACCTCTCCGAGGCGGCGCGGCGACGGATTCTCACGAGCAAGCGCTGTTCGAACGCGCGACTCCGCGAACTCGGGTACGAACTCGAGTTCCCCGACTACCGTTCGGGGTACGCGGCCGCGGTCGAACGGTATCGCGAGCGCACGCGCTGA